A genomic stretch from Candidatus Magasanikbacteria bacterium RIFOXYB2_FULL_38_10 includes:
- a CDS encoding fructose-1,6-bisphosphate aldolase, class II yields the protein MLVNLNKVLIPARKNGYALPAFNFNNLEFLQALTEAAGETKSPIILQTSEGAIDYMGLEYIEAMVDAAAKKTKIPLVLHLDHGKDLKLIKKIITSGFYTSVMFDGSALSYEENIAQTKQVVKWAHAKKMSVEAELGILKGIEDKVSAAANIFTNPLQAADFVKKTGCDALAVAIGTSHGAYKFSGTGKLDLARLKEIAKLVKIPLVLHGASGVPQKLLNLIKFKCDKIGDCERLGGAKGVPDAEILGAIKLGVAKINIDTDLRVAFTAGVRNTLLQDLKVFDPRKYLGAGKEKVKKTALDKIKLFKS from the coding sequence ATGCTTGTTAATCTCAACAAAGTTTTAATTCCTGCCAGAAAAAATGGTTATGCCTTACCGGCTTTTAATTTTAATAATTTGGAATTTTTACAAGCCTTAACAGAAGCGGCGGGGGAAACCAAATCCCCCATCATTCTGCAAACCAGCGAAGGAGCAATTGATTATATGGGGCTAGAATATATTGAGGCTATGGTTGATGCCGCGGCCAAAAAAACCAAAATACCCTTAGTGTTACATTTAGATCATGGCAAAGATTTAAAATTGATTAAAAAAATTATCACCTCCGGCTTTTACACTTCTGTAATGTTTGATGGTTCAGCTTTGTCTTATGAAGAAAATATTGCCCAAACCAAACAAGTGGTGAAATGGGCACACGCCAAAAAAATGAGCGTGGAAGCAGAGCTGGGTATTCTGAAAGGAATAGAAGATAAGGTTTCAGCCGCGGCTAATATTTTTACCAATCCCTTACAGGCCGCAGATTTTGTTAAAAAAACCGGCTGTGACGCTTTGGCTGTAGCCATTGGCACTTCACATGGAGCCTATAAATTTAGTGGAACGGGCAAATTGGATTTAGCCAGACTTAAAGAAATTGCCAAACTTGTAAAAATTCCCTTAGTCTTGCATGGTGCCAGCGGCGTGCCCCAAAAGTTATTAAACTTAATTAAATTTAAATGTGACAAAATCGGCGACTGCGAAAGACTGGGCGGCGCCAAAGGAGTGCCGGATGCGGAAATTTTGGGTGCCATTAAATTGGGCGTGGCCAAAATCAACATTGATACTGATTTACGCGTAGCTTTTACCGCCGGTGTGCGCAATACCCTACTGCAGGATTTAAAAGTTTTTGATCCGCGAAAATATTTGGGAGCAGGCAAAGAAAAAGTAAAAAAAACAGCTTTAGACAAAATTAAACTTTTTAAATCTTAA
- a CDS encoding L-lactate dehydrogenase, with protein sequence MLEKKNEKEIPAPLIETTRVVIVGAGFVGSTAAYTLMIQGIASEIVLVDVNKDKCLGEAMDLGHGLSFVKQSRIWAGDYSDCKDADVVVITAGLGQKVGQTRLDLAAINAKIIGGIIEQVRHYTDKAVILMVTNPLDVMTYVALKKSGLPNYQVFGTGTTLDSSRFRYLLAQEFGVAPDSMAAYLIGEHGDSEVPIISHANLMGENITSFKEYDPQLVEDSYNHTKNAAYEIICKKGATYYAIALAISRIVRAILYDENHVFPLSSLLTGQYGLKDICLSLPSVVGRTGIKRVLEVKLNDEELQKLRQSAKVISETIKSIKI encoded by the coding sequence ATGCTTGAGAAAAAAAATGAAAAAGAAATCCCGGCGCCACTAATAGAAACTACCCGGGTAGTGATAGTGGGCGCCGGTTTTGTTGGCTCCACGGCTGCCTATACCTTGATGATACAAGGCATAGCTTCAGAAATTGTTCTAGTTGATGTTAACAAAGACAAATGCCTTGGTGAGGCCATGGACTTGGGGCATGGTCTTTCTTTTGTTAAACAATCCCGGATTTGGGCCGGTGATTATTCCGATTGTAAAGATGCCGATGTAGTGGTTATTACAGCGGGACTGGGACAAAAAGTTGGACAAACCAGATTAGACTTGGCCGCTATCAATGCCAAAATTATTGGTGGAATCATAGAACAAGTACGCCATTATACAGACAAGGCCGTAATTTTAATGGTAACAAATCCACTAGATGTGATGACCTATGTAGCTTTAAAAAAATCCGGCCTACCTAATTATCAAGTCTTTGGCACCGGTACCACTTTAGATTCTTCCCGCTTTCGTTATTTATTGGCCCAAGAATTTGGTGTAGCGCCAGATTCCATGGCCGCCTATTTAATTGGCGAACATGGCGATTCCGAGGTTCCAATAATTTCCCACGCTAATTTAATGGGTGAAAATATTACCAGTTTTAAAGAATACGATCCCCAATTAGTAGAGGATTCTTACAACCACACCAAAAATGCCGCTTATGAGATTATTTGTAAAAAAGGCGCCACTTATTATGCAATTGCCTTAGCTATCTCTAGAATTGTCCGCGCTATTTTGTATGATGAAAATCATGTCTTCCCCTTGTCCTCTCTTTTAACAGGGCAATATGGATTAAAAGATATTTGTTTATCCCTGCCTTCTGTAGTGGGAAGAACCGGCATCAAAAGAGTGCTGGAAGTAAAATTAAATGATGAAGAATTGCAAAAACTGCGTCAATCTGCCAAAGTCATTAGCGAAACGATCAAGAGTATAAAAATTTAG
- a CDS encoding tryptophan--tRNA ligase: protein MQRLLSGIKPTGDIHLGNYFGAMRQFLDLQNEFDSFIFIADYHALNQLQNAKELSKNILEIAKAYLAIGLNPDKVTLFKQSDVPEVTELAWIFNCLTPIAELQRAHAYKDAMAKKLPVNMGLFDYPVLMAADILMYNSDVVPVGADQKQHLEVAQDMAKKFNKVFGEIFKVPQERILEGSATVPGLDGRKMSKSYKNTIGLFDSEKDVLKKVMTIKTDSKGASEPKDTKTDNIFSLHKLFATPDELKELERAYKEGQISYKESKELLGERINNFLQPLREKKLALDANEKMVKEILVQGAGKARNEAQAMMKRVREKIGVKN, encoded by the coding sequence ATGCAAAGATTATTATCAGGCATTAAACCGACGGGAGACATTCATCTTGGCAATTATTTTGGCGCCATGCGTCAGTTTTTGGATTTGCAGAATGAATTTGACAGTTTTATCTTCATTGCTGATTATCATGCTTTGAATCAATTGCAGAATGCGAAAGAGTTATCCAAAAATATTTTAGAAATTGCCAAAGCCTATCTGGCGATTGGGTTAAATCCGGATAAAGTGACTTTATTTAAACAATCCGATGTGCCAGAAGTAACGGAGCTTGCTTGGATTTTTAATTGTTTAACGCCGATTGCGGAATTGCAACGTGCTCATGCCTATAAAGATGCAATGGCTAAAAAATTGCCGGTCAATATGGGTTTGTTTGATTATCCGGTACTAATGGCGGCGGATATTTTGATGTACAATTCCGATGTGGTGCCAGTAGGAGCAGATCAGAAACAGCATTTAGAGGTGGCACAGGATATGGCTAAAAAATTTAATAAGGTTTTTGGAGAAATTTTTAAAGTACCTCAAGAAAGAATTTTGGAAGGATCGGCCACAGTGCCAGGATTAGATGGCAGAAAAATGAGTAAGAGTTATAAAAATACTATTGGATTATTTGATAGTGAAAAAGATGTCTTGAAAAAAGTAATGACTATCAAAACAGATAGCAAAGGTGCTAGTGAGCCCAAGGATACTAAAACGGATAATATTTTTTCTTTACATAAATTATTTGCCACTCCAGATGAATTAAAAGAGTTAGAAAGGGCTTATAAAGAAGGTCAAATTTCTTATAAAGAATCTAAAGAATTGTTAGGAGAGAGGATAAATAATTTCCTGCAACCGCTTAGAGAAAAAAAATTAGCTTTAGATGCTAATGAAAAAATGGTTAAAGAAATTTTGGTGCAAGGCGCTGGCAAAGCAAGAAATGAAGCTCAAGCAATGATGAAAAGAGTTAGAGAGAAAATTGGAGTGAAGAATTAA
- a CDS encoding magnesium-translocating P-type ATPase yields MENILGLSGIEASFRLKKFGENIVKQKKKINFFLLFLKKFNSPLLILLIFVSLVSFFLGESVNAIIILVMVFVSAVLDFFNTFKSEKAVDKLINRVVTTATVWRDGQKKEVVLKKIVPGDIIELTAGDIIPGDGRLLEAKDFFVNQAALTGESFPVEKKSEKGEESMILMGTSVIAGRAIMEVEKTGRFTKYGEIAERLEAGSLETEFAKGLRRFSYFILRITFVLVFIVFTANYFLGRGFFDSFLFALAIAIGLTPELLPMIVSVALSHGSLKMAKKDVIVKNLLAIENFGGMNVLCTDKTGTLTKDKITLIKNIDILGEEKDDVFLYAYLSSMFHTGVINPLDKAIKEYKKLDIDDFKKIDEIPFDFMRRRNSVVVEKDGRRWLISKGAPENMWELCQGVWEKPNLSTINLIEKGQETYQKLSADGFRVLAVAIKEITDFNDVYEKDVEDDLIFVGFAAFLDPPKETVKEAIGSLEKLGVEIKILTGDSAILTQKICRDINLVIKGTLTGEQMEKMTEEELLPVVGRTTIFARVNPIQKEKIILLLKKNNVTVGYLGDGINDAPALKAADVGISVNNAVDVAKETADIILLKKSLDVLKDGIIEGRKTFQNTLKYIMMGLSSNFGNMFSMTFVSFLLPFLPMLPAQILLNNFLYDMSQLSLATDTVDEEAVKKPLRWNLPFIRKYMLIFGPISSLFDFITFGVLFWFFHFGEKQFQTGWFIESLATQVFVIYVIRTQKIPFLRSRPSFLLFFNTLLIVIIAWALPYLPLGSYFSFTPLPLFALISIVIIVIAYLILTEFLKCLFFNKSLRHKQLDN; encoded by the coding sequence ATGGAAAATATTTTAGGCTTAAGCGGCATTGAAGCATCCTTTCGGCTCAAAAAGTTCGGAGAAAATATTGTGAAACAAAAGAAAAAAATTAATTTTTTTCTTTTGTTTCTTAAAAAATTTAACAGTCCGCTTTTAATCCTTTTAATTTTTGTTTCTTTGGTTTCCTTTTTTTTGGGTGAGAGCGTTAATGCAATTATTATTTTGGTAATGGTTTTTGTTTCGGCGGTTTTAGATTTTTTCAACACTTTTAAATCGGAAAAAGCCGTAGATAAATTGATCAATCGCGTGGTCACTACGGCCACTGTTTGGCGCGATGGGCAAAAAAAAGAAGTAGTTTTAAAAAAAATCGTCCCGGGAGATATTATAGAGCTTACAGCCGGGGACATTATTCCCGGGGATGGCCGTCTTTTAGAGGCTAAGGATTTTTTTGTTAATCAAGCTGCTTTGACGGGCGAATCTTTTCCAGTTGAAAAAAAATCAGAAAAGGGGGAAGAAAGTATGATTTTAATGGGAACCAGTGTGATTGCCGGTCGGGCGATTATGGAAGTGGAAAAAACCGGCCGTTTCACCAAGTACGGAGAAATTGCCGAAAGACTAGAAGCAGGCTCTTTAGAAACTGAATTTGCCAAAGGCCTGCGTCGTTTTAGTTATTTTATTTTAAGAATCACTTTTGTTTTGGTTTTTATTGTTTTTACCGCCAATTATTTTTTGGGTCGTGGTTTTTTTGATTCTTTTCTCTTTGCTTTAGCTATTGCAATTGGGTTAACTCCGGAACTTTTACCAATGATTGTTTCAGTGGCCTTAAGTCACGGTTCCTTAAAAATGGCTAAAAAAGACGTAATAGTTAAAAATCTTTTGGCCATAGAGAATTTTGGCGGCATGAATGTTTTGTGTACTGATAAAACCGGCACTTTAACTAAAGATAAAATTACTTTAATCAAAAATATTGATATTTTAGGTGAGGAAAAAGATGATGTTTTTTTGTATGCCTATTTATCCAGTATGTTTCATACCGGAGTAATTAATCCTTTGGATAAGGCTATAAAAGAATACAAAAAATTAGATATTGACGATTTTAAAAAAATTGATGAAATACCTTTTGATTTTATGCGTCGTCGTAATTCCGTGGTAGTGGAAAAAGACGGTCGCCGTTGGCTTATTAGTAAGGGAGCTCCGGAAAATATGTGGGAACTTTGTCAAGGGGTTTGGGAAAAACCCAATCTTTCCACTATCAATTTGATTGAAAAGGGCCAAGAAACATATCAAAAATTGAGTGCTGATGGTTTTAGGGTTTTAGCCGTAGCCATAAAAGAGATAACAGATTTTAATGATGTTTATGAAAAAGACGTGGAGGACGATTTAATTTTTGTTGGTTTTGCAGCTTTTCTTGACCCCCCTAAAGAAACGGTTAAAGAAGCCATTGGTTCTTTGGAAAAATTGGGAGTAGAAATAAAAATTTTAACCGGGGATAGTGCTATTTTAACTCAAAAAATTTGTCGCGACATTAATTTAGTAATAAAAGGAACTCTAACCGGCGAACAGATGGAAAAAATGACTGAAGAAGAATTGTTGCCCGTGGTTGGGAGAACTACTATTTTTGCCAGAGTGAATCCAATCCAAAAAGAAAAAATAATTTTATTATTAAAAAAAAATAATGTCACTGTGGGTTATTTGGGCGATGGCATTAATGACGCTCCGGCTTTAAAAGCGGCCGATGTGGGTATTTCTGTTAATAACGCCGTGGACGTGGCCAAGGAAACGGCCGATATTATCTTACTTAAGAAAAGTTTGGACGTCTTGAAAGATGGTATTATTGAAGGCCGTAAGACTTTTCAAAATACCTTAAAATACATCATGATGGGCCTAAGCTCCAACTTTGGCAATATGTTTTCTATGACTTTTGTTTCCTTTCTTCTGCCTTTTTTGCCCATGTTGCCGGCACAAATTCTTTTAAATAATTTTTTGTATGATATGTCCCAGCTGTCTTTGGCTACCGACACGGTGGACGAAGAGGCTGTTAAAAAACCTTTGCGTTGGAATTTGCCTTTTATTAGAAAGTATATGTTAATTTTTGGACCAATCAGCTCTTTGTTTGATTTTATCACTTTTGGAGTTTTATTTTGGTTTTTTCATTTTGGAGAAAAACAGTTTCAAACCGGATGGTTTATAGAATCTTTGGCCACGCAAGTTTTTGTCATTTATGTTATCCGCACCCAAAAAATTCCTTTTCTCCGGAGTAGGCCCAGCTTTCTTTTATTTTTTAATACTTTGCTGATAGTGATAATAGCTTGGGCTTTGCCGTATCTTCCCCTTGGCTCTTATTTTTCTTTTACCCCCTTGCCTCTTTTTGCTTTAATTTCTATTGTAATTATAGTAATAGCTTATTTAATTTTGACAGAATTTTTAAAATGCTTGTTTTTTAATAAATCTTTGAGGCATAAACAGTTAGATAATTGA
- a CDS encoding copper-translocating P-type ATPase codes for MSKKNSVSAAKQTYNIEGMHCASCALLIENNLKNVAGIKKATVNFATQKATVEFDGDRSLDEEVVSAVGKIGYKAFLGSDDEADENYKRREKEIKKERNLFLLSLVLTLPVVILSMILVDKSFNSKVVQSILAGVVQFFIGWRFYRGTYYAFKNGSANMDTLIAVGTSAAYFYSIAATYFIEGEIFYETSALLITFVVLGKWLEARVKGKASEAIKKLLGLQAKTARVIRDGAEKDIPLKEVVVGDIIIVRPGEKIPVDGQILEGYSSVDESMISGESLPLEKKAEDFVIGATINKTGSFKFRATKIGKDTVLAQIIKVVEEAQSSKAPIQKFADLVSGYFVPAVVALALITFVSWFFLANSPFLIALMSFTAVLVIACPCALGLATPTSIMVGTGKGAENGILIKGGEALEVANKIKVIVFDKTGTLTKGQPEVTNLIVGEGWEEDRLLQIAASLEKLSEHPLAEAVVKKAKTEKAEFLSVNNFQAVPGHGVKGDIGGVSYFLGNKKLSENNGSVIGEKEIGIIANLENEGKTVMHLTADSKLLGLIAVADTLKETSKEAINKLQQMKIRTIMITGDNKRTAESIARQLGIDEVLAEVLPEDKAKEVIKLQQSGQKVAMVGDGINDAPALAASNLGIVMGSGTDIAIEAGGIVLVKNDLRDVVKAIKLSKATMRKIKQNMFWALFYNSVGIPIAALGLLRAEFAGLAMALSSVSVVLNSLLLKRIKF; via the coding sequence ATGTCTAAAAAAAATTCCGTTTCCGCGGCCAAACAAACTTATAATATAGAAGGCATGCATTGCGCTTCGTGCGCTCTTCTCATAGAGAATAATTTAAAAAATGTGGCCGGTATAAAAAAAGCTACGGTTAATTTTGCCACCCAGAAAGCTACGGTGGAATTTGACGGCGATAGAAGTTTAGATGAAGAAGTTGTGTCCGCCGTTGGGAAAATCGGCTACAAGGCTTTTCTTGGCAGTGATGACGAGGCTGATGAAAATTATAAAAGGAGAGAAAAAGAAATTAAAAAAGAAAGAAATTTATTTTTATTAAGTTTGGTTTTAACTTTGCCGGTGGTGATTTTGAGCATGATTTTGGTTGATAAGTCGTTTAATAGCAAGGTGGTGCAATCCATTTTGGCTGGAGTGGTGCAGTTTTTCATTGGCTGGCGTTTTTATCGTGGAACTTATTACGCATTTAAAAATGGCAGTGCCAATATGGACACTTTAATTGCCGTTGGCACCAGCGCCGCTTATTTTTACAGTATCGCCGCCACCTATTTTATAGAAGGGGAAATTTTTTACGAAACCTCGGCCCTGCTTATCACTTTTGTGGTTTTGGGCAAATGGTTGGAGGCGAGAGTTAAAGGCAAAGCCAGCGAAGCTATAAAAAAACTTTTGGGGCTTCAAGCTAAAACCGCCCGCGTAATTCGTGATGGTGCGGAAAAAGACATACCTCTTAAAGAGGTGGTGGTTGGCGACATCATTATTGTTAGACCGGGGGAAAAAATTCCGGTTGACGGACAGATTTTAGAGGGTTATTCCAGCGTTGATGAATCTATGATTTCCGGAGAAAGCTTGCCGTTGGAAAAAAAGGCCGAGGACTTTGTAATCGGGGCGACTATTAATAAAACCGGGAGTTTTAAATTCAGAGCCACTAAAATCGGTAAGGATACGGTTTTGGCCCAAATTATTAAGGTGGTGGAAGAGGCGCAAAGTTCCAAAGCGCCAATACAGAAATTTGCCGATTTGGTTTCCGGTTACTTTGTGCCGGCAGTGGTGGCCCTGGCTTTGATTACATTTGTGAGTTGGTTTTTTTTAGCAAACTCTCCTTTTTTAATAGCTTTGATGTCCTTTACCGCCGTTTTAGTAATTGCCTGTCCCTGTGCTTTGGGATTGGCTACACCCACCTCAATTATGGTGGGTACCGGTAAGGGAGCGGAAAATGGGATTTTGATTAAAGGCGGTGAAGCGTTGGAAGTTGCCAATAAAATTAAAGTAATTGTTTTTGATAAAACAGGCACTTTAACCAAAGGACAGCCTGAGGTCACCAATTTGATTGTTGGTGAAGGGTGGGAAGAAGACCGTTTATTACAGATCGCCGCTTCTTTAGAGAAGTTATCCGAACATCCTTTGGCCGAAGCCGTGGTAAAAAAGGCTAAAACAGAAAAAGCGGAATTTTTATCCGTTAATAATTTTCAGGCCGTACCCGGACACGGCGTCAAGGGTGATATAGGAGGAGTCAGCTATTTTCTGGGCAATAAAAAATTATCAGAAAATAACGGATCTGTTATTGGTGAAAAAGAAATTGGTATTATTGCCAATTTAGAAAATGAAGGGAAGACGGTAATGCATCTTACGGCAGATTCCAAATTGCTGGGATTGATTGCCGTGGCCGATACTTTAAAGGAGACCTCTAAAGAAGCTATCAATAAATTACAGCAGATGAAAATTAGAACTATCATGATTACCGGCGATAACAAAAGAACCGCCGAATCCATTGCCAGGCAATTGGGAATTGATGAAGTCTTGGCCGAAGTTTTGCCGGAAGATAAAGCCAAAGAGGTGATTAAATTGCAACAGAGCGGTCAAAAAGTAGCCATGGTGGGAGATGGCATCAATGATGCTCCGGCCTTGGCCGCTTCTAATCTGGGAATCGTTATGGGGTCGGGTACGGATATTGCCATTGAAGCAGGCGGAATTGTTTTGGTTAAAAATGACCTGCGCGATGTTGTTAAAGCTATTAAATTAAGCAAAGCTACAATGAGAAAAATCAAACAAAATATGTTTTGGGCGTTGTTTTACAACAGCGTTGGTATTCCTATTGCCGCTCTGGGTCTGTTAAGGGCCGAATTTGCCGGATTAGCTATGGCTTTAAGCAGCGTTTCCGTAGTTTTAAATTCTTTGCTTTTAAAAAGAATTAAATTTTAA